Sequence from the Candidatus Methylomirabilis sp. genome:
CGAAGGGGTACACGGTGTAGTAGGTTCCTCCCTGAAGCTGCATCAGGATCGCTCGCACCCCGGTGTTCTGCCCCTTCTCGTCGAACCGGACCCCGGTCCAGGGCATCAGGAGCTGCTCCGCAGGCATGTTGGTCTCGCGGAGGGCTTTCTGGATGGCCGCGGGCTCCCTGGAGCCCGCCCGGTTGATGGCATCGGCCAGGACCAGGAACCCGGTGAGCACCCGGGCGGGGACGTCGCTGAGGTCCCGGCCCCCACTCAGCTTCTTGAACATCTCGTTGACCACCGGGATGAGCGGCTTCCGCCCGGCCAGGTCCATGGCGAAGGGCGCGCGGGTGATCGCCCCCTCCGCCTCCTTCCCCATCTCGGACACGAACTTGGGGTCCGTGTACCCGGCGTCCTGTGCCACGATGAGCCTGGGGTTATAGTCCAGGTTCTTCGCGGTCCGCGTGAACAGGATGGCGTCGGAGGTATAGATGCTGGGCAGCAGGACATCCGGCCTCGCCGCCTTCAGGCGGCCGATCTCGGCGTCCAGGCTCGGCGACCCGCTCTTGAAGGGAAGCTTGGCGACCAGCCGGTACCCGTGCTTCTTGGCGAGCTCCTCCTGCACCTTGGCCGAGTCCGAGCCGAACTGCGTGTTCTCGTTCAGGATGCCCACCGTCCTGAACTTGACCTTCTTCTGCTTCTCCAGGTCCTTCAGGAAGTCGAACATCACCAG
This genomic interval carries:
- a CDS encoding ABC transporter substrate-binding protein, which translates into the protein MIRRMGRRTALEALLALLALTAVGACARPPANEVVIGVLYPMTGPVAQIGIDAKNVIDVALDIINNRHDLKLPLAAEAGLPRLGGAKVRVVVVDHQGKPDIGQAEAERLITQEKVHALFGAYFSSVTNTASQVAERIGIPFVNADSSSPALTERGFQWFFRTSPHDGHFSLVMFDFLKDLEKQKKVKFRTVGILNENTQFGSDSAKVQEELAKKHGYRLVAKLPFKSGSPSLDAEIGRLKAARPDVLLPSIYTSDAILFTRTAKNLDYNPRLIVAQDAGYTDPKFVSEMGKEAEGAITRAPFAMDLAGRKPLIPVVNEMFKKLSGGRDLSDVPARVLTGFLVLADAINRAGSREPAAIQKALRETNMPAEQLLMPWTGVRFDEKGQNTGVRAILMQLQGGTYYTVYPFELAARDVLYPIPTWAKRK